The following proteins are co-located in the Leishmania panamensis strain MHOM/PA/94/PSC-1 chromosome 26 sequence genome:
- a CDS encoding hypothetical protein (TriTrypDB/GeneDB-style sysID: LpmP.26.1580), whose product MEALVESIVQGDARDELTAAQLQALIGLFTSTSEALSPSHALFRKLSATLTALTSLEGTSQCIRLCLLLCREVSHRKIISALIEAHNIQVESMATLSISELAASHVGHRSNTTYETTENLSFLSQLVLVMVASAESRMKSSDLVDFIGADVESTVEVLVFCYGSVCGALPGVSAAASGLYQLHLVTRLVELLRGLTFWTTYEELHSSLGIGSNAKRTLLQSTGSVSMSTLSGPFRHHVGQLISHLVAYNFFDPMSTYLSRALGEHLASPSNCGHSDGDGETGVMALSLLRNHLLLLQSLLTLTDQYALVLRKALCRCGLLSKVCGPLLSVLCRPQVSLPGEGSLLVQTVAVAATLTYHSGECHQFWVKNSHVLVALTDRSVAMIESCCIEDPRTSAELVAQLVRLVVNSNSSDAVAPLLKMWESVLDSGGKHYVACSLSNPKNRSRQLDISSPSYDALRCVFRVDTTAPPPSPLAAGCSTADGPLRQRRRGCGNQSQRSLSRRRGKGGGGRTRSRGRAPSRHLRRRGSRQARLQKRFHLLVQRATTTTAAAQEQAQVQLDALDLVSDSSSGESSNNTADAYESTSAHQVDLSRWRKGPPPRTIPVQYICSLSHSLIRSAPVLSSTGYLFDEDAIMDYLQYYDVCPISGAPMSCDDLAVDTALKEELWKVRTNFM is encoded by the coding sequence ATGGAAGCACTCGTAGAGAGCATCGTGCAGGGTGACGCGCGGGACGAGCTCACGGCAGCACAGCTGCAAGCCCTCATTGGGCTTTTCACCTCAACCTCTGAGGCTCTGTCGCCGTCCCACGCGCTCTTCCGCAAGCTCTCCGCCACCCTTACGGCCCTCACTTCCCTAGAAGGCACATCTCAGTGCATTCGGTTGTGCCTCCTCCTATGTAGAGAGGTGTCGCACCGCAAAATCATTTCTGCACTTATAGAGGCGCACAACATACAGGTGGAGTCTATGGCAACGCTGAGCATCTCTGAACTGGCAGCATCGCATGTGGGGCATCGCAGCAATACCACGTACGAGACGACCGAAAACCTCAGCTTCCTGTCTCAGCTGGTTCTCGTCATGGTGGCCTCGGCAGAGTCGAGGATGAAGTCGTCCGATCTCGTAGATTTCATTGGTGCCGACGTCGAGAGCACGGTGGAAGTACTGGTGTTCTGCTACGGAAGCGTGTGCGGGGCCCTTCCAGGAGtgtccgccgccgcctccggaCTCTACCAGCTTCATCTGGTCACCCGCCTCGTCGAGCTCCTTCGCGGGCTTACGTTCTGGACTACATATGAGGAGCTGCACTCAAGCCTAGGGATCGGCAGCAACGCGAAAAGGACGCTCTTGCAGTCCACTGGTAGCGTTTCGATGAGCACCCTCTCTGGCCCGTTTCGCCACCACGTCGGCCAGCTCATCTCCCACCTTGTGGCGTACAACTTCTTTGATCCCATGAGTACGTACCTGTCGCGTGCCCTCGGCGAACATCTAGCATCGCCTAGCAACTGCGGCCACAGCGACGGTGACGGGGAGACTGGGGTAATGGCATTGTCCTTGTTGCGCAACCACCTCCTGCTTCTCCAAAGTCTGCTGACACTGACAGACCAATATGCGCTCGTTCTGCGCAAGGCGCTGTGCCGTTGCGGGCTCCTCAGCAAGGTATGCGGCCCTCTCCTGAGCGTCTTGTGCAGACCACAGGTATCCCTACCTGGAGAAGGGTCTCTACTCGTGCAGACGGTGGCAGTCGCGGCAACATTGACGTACCACAGCGGCGAATGTCACCAGTTTTGGGTCAAGAATAGCCACGTACTGGTGGCACTCACAGACCGCTCCGTCGCCATGATAGAAAGCTGCTGCATTGAAGACCCGCGCACATCTGCTGAGCTGGTGGCACAGCTGGTGCGCCTCGTCGTAAACTCGAACTCCAGCGATGCTGTGGCGCCGTTACTAAAGATGTGGGAAAGCGTCCTCGACTCCGGTGGCAAACACTATGTTGCTTGCAGCCTCAGCAATCCCAAGAACCGTAGCCGCCAGCTTGACATCAGCAGTCCGTCATATGACGCACTGCGGTGCGTATTTCGCGTGGACACCACCGccccaccgccatcgcctcTCGCCGCGGGGTGTAGTACTGCCGACGGCCCACTTCGTCAACGAAGACGAGGTTGTGGCAACCAGAGCCAGCGAAGCTTGAGCCGCAgacgaggaaagggaggcggcgggcgCACTCGCAGCCGTGGCAGAGCACCCTCAAggcaccttcgccgccgcggttCACGACAAGCGCGTCTTCAGAAACGCTTTCACCTCCTGGTGCAGCGCGCAACGAccacaacagcggcggcgcaggagcaggCTCAGGTGCAACTCGACGCCCTTGATTTGGTCAGTGATTCCTCCTCtggagagagcagcaacaacacggCAGACGCGTACGAGTCGACTTCTGCTCACCAGGTGGACTTGTCACGCTGGCGGAAAGGCCCACCCCCGAGAACGATCCCCGTCCAGTACATatgttctctctcccactcatTGATTCGCTCGGCCCCGGTGTTGTCATCCACCGGCTACCTCTTCGACGAAGACGCCATCATGGACTATCTGCAGTACTACGATGTCTGCCCCATCTCTGGAGCGCCGATGTCGTGTGACGACTTGGCTGTGGATACAGCGCTCAAGGAGGAACTTTGGAAGGTTCGAACCAATTTCATGTAG
- a CDS encoding proline oxidase, mitochondrial precursor-like protein (TriTrypDB/GeneDB-style sysID: LpmP.26.1590): MRRFFPLSPAAVTHAGAARHSTAMMQKDKLLKLPNFNDDTTYRQRSTWYLIKALVVLRLCSVNCLATNSVSLMKHVEKILGSKLTYDFLVKKSFYNYFCAGENDQELRDTVHKLSRNNIGAVLDYAAEADTEGFAPEPGVASGPDISMSSIVAKPNVHYPMDEGFFDENMKLYMMSIMHASLYSPRNAAGVTAVKVTGMCDPQLLARVSALLMSVHQSWCKHFTNEELLKLEECRVVMGVNRKHQLFITYDQLRAGFDKYNPANKLSDTQFEEITAALDPRKAGKVNYFEYKEMLTNALIALEPTPVQQALIEGLPQMSAKEKELWKNVNNRLSLIASTAKELNVRMLVDAEQTFYQLAIDAIVATLQKTYNTDLPVVYNTYQCYLTYAEDRIDNDLVRARHMNFQWGGKIVRGAYIVQERATAAQYGYTSPIWSTYEETNKCYNAAAKRIFDTFEAQPTKKHEVFFGTHNKESLEVITASVLKRPGIESRVSFGQLFGMRDNLTVPLARAGFQVYKYVPYGPVKETIHYLGRRAVENASILTTGDNETVMMKKELKRRCGF; encoded by the coding sequence atgcgtCGCTTCTTCCCTCTGTCACCGGCCGCGGTAACACATGCAGGCGCGGCCCGCCACTCCACTGCAATGATGCAAAAAGAcaagctgctgaagctgccAAACTTCAACGACGACACGACCTACCGCCAGCGCTCGACATGGTACTTGATCAAGGCGTTGGTGGTGCTTCGCCTGTGCAGCGTAAACTGTTTGGCAACGAACTCGGTGTCGCTGATGAAGCACGTGGAGAAGATCCTTGGCAGCAAGTTGACATATGACTTCCTCGTCAAGAAGTCCTTCTACAACTACTTCTGCGCGGGCGAGAACGACCAGGAGTTGCGCGACACGGTGCACAAACTTTCCCGCAACAACATCGGTGCTGTGCTCGACTACGCAGCGGAAGCGGACACGGAGGGCTTCGCACCGGAGCCAGGTGTGGCGTCCGGCCCCGATATTTCAATGTCTAGCATTGTAGCGAAGCCCAACGTCCACTACCCAATGGACGAGGGGTTCTTTGACGAAAACATGAAGCTCTACATGATGAGCATCATGCACGCCTCGCTGTACAGCCCGCGAAACGCCGCCGGCGTGACTGCCGTTAAGGTGACGGGCATGTGTGACCCACAGCTCCTTGCCCGCGTATCGGCGCTGCTCATGTCCGTCCATCAAAGCTGGTGCAAACACTTCACGAATGAGGAGTTACTGAAGCTGGAGGAATGTCGCGTCGTCATGGGTGTGAACCGCAAGCACCAGCTCTTCATCACCTACGACCAGCTGCGCGCCGGATTTGATAAGTATAATCCCGCCAACAAGCTCTCGGACACCCAGTTCGAGGAGATtacggcggcgctggaccCCCGCAAGGCGGGCAAGGTGAACTACTTTGAGTACAAGGAGATGCTGACGAATGCCCTCATCGCCCTGGAGCCGacgccggtgcagcaggcgctcaTTGAGGGACTCCCGCAGATGAgtgcaaaggagaaggagctgtgGAAAAATGTCAACAACCGACTCTCGTTGATCGCCTCCACGGCGAAGGAGCTCAATGTCCGCATGCTTGTCGACGCAGAGCAGACCTTTTATCAGCTGGCCATCGATGCGATCGTGGCAACCCTACAGAAGACCTACAACACAGATCTACCGGTGGTGTACAACACATACCAGTGCTACCTGACGTACGCAGAGGACCGCATTGACAACGACCTCGTTCGTGCTCGCCACATGAACTTCCAGTGGGGCGGCAAGATCGTGCGTGGAGCCTACATTGTACAAGAGCGCGCGACGGCGGCCCAGTACGGCTACACCAGCCCCATCTGGTCCACCTACGAGGAGACGAACAAGTGCTACAATGCCGCCGCGAAACGCATCTTCGACACATTCGAGGCGCAGCCAACGAAGAAGCACGAAGTCTTCTTTGGCACCCACAACAAGGAGTCCCTAGAGGTCATCACGGCCAGCGTCTTGAAGCGGCCGGGTATCGAGTCTCGCGTATCCTTCGGGCAACTGTTTGGGATGCGGGACAATCTGACTGTGCCTCTCGCCCGCGCCGGTTTTCAGGTCTACAAGTACGTGCCGTACGGTCCCGTGAAAGAGACAATCCACTACCtcggccgccgcgccgtggAGAACGCGTCGATATTGACGACCGGCGACAACGAGACGGTGATGATGAAGAAAGAGCTAAAGCGTCGCTGCGGTTTTTAA